From Micromonospora sp. NBC_01699, a single genomic window includes:
- a CDS encoding carboxymuconolactone decarboxylase family protein — MGTPEPSTFDLSHAFTPRLAALVDNPLYSDVWTDPALSPRDRSLATVAVLAALYRPDELPEHLRRAIDNGVTRDEIAALLTHVAFYAGFPAAISAAAIAARTLPA; from the coding sequence ATGGGTACGCCGGAACCGTCGACCTTCGACCTGTCCCACGCCTTCACGCCCCGGCTCGCCGCCCTGGTCGACAACCCGCTCTACAGCGACGTGTGGACCGATCCGGCGTTGAGCCCACGGGACAGGAGCCTGGCCACGGTGGCCGTACTGGCGGCCCTGTACCGGCCGGACGAGTTGCCCGAGCACCTGCGCCGGGCGATCGACAACGGCGTGACCCGCGACGAGATCGCCGCCCTGCTCACCCACGTCGCCTTCTACGCCGGCTTTCCCGCCGCCATCTCCGCCGCCGCCATCGCCGCCCGCACCCTGCCCGCCTGA